GGGGCAGCTCACCCTAAGCATGTCCGCCAATCCGGCGGTCCAAGAGGAGTTGTTGCATTACCTCGAAGCCGTGCAAGCCGCCTGAGATCCTCAGTCAAGCGACATTTATGCAACGATAGGGTCTAATCGGAACGTTACCGCTGCCGGTGGCTTTACTCGCGCTAGGTTTATTGTCTCACGCCGGTGATATATCGGAGTTAATGCTCAGGATGAAGGGACAACCGTGCCTCTGGGTTACTGGAATCATTGTAGTTGCTGTGGCAGCATTCGTGCACCTGCTACTCCGATTCCATGCATTGAGAAAAGAAGAAACTCGTGTGTGCTTGGAAACTTTTTTCCTACTTGAGTATGGCCTTGCCGAAAGCCGAAAGGGTGGCCAGCCCGCGGCCATCAACGGTGAATAAAAATACTTCATCCCCCCCCATTTCTTAGTGGTTGCCCTATGCGCCTAACAAAGAGGTTGCAGCCATGACAGGATGCGGTGAACGAAGGGAACCGCATCGCTCGCGAAAAGAGCTGGGCGAGAGATAGGTGATCGATGACCGAATACCGTCGTGCCTGGCTTCCGGGACCCACGTGGTTTTCACGGTGAACCTGGCCGAGCGGCGCGGGAATCGCCTATTGGTCGAGCGGATTGATATGTTCCGAACTGCGTTGCGTAATGTTCGCGCGTGGCACCCCTTCCACCTGGTAGCGATTGTAATCCTGCCGGATCATTTACATTGCGTCTGGACGCTGGGCCCCCGGTGATACGGATTCAGACGTGGATGGGTGAGACGCGTATCCGTTGGCCTCATTTCAGTTTCCATGCGTTCAGGCGGCGAGGAATGTATATCCGGAGGATGCGGGTGGCGAGAACGTCCCAAGTCTTGCGGCAGGGGAGTAACGGAGCGATGCGGTTCTCTTCGTTCACCGCATCCTGTCGCGTACTCAACGTTGGTGGTAGGATGTGCGAATGCCGACGGTCTTGAGGAGCGGACCCTATCGCGCGTACTTCTTCAGCCATGAACCGAATGAGCCACCGCACGTCCACGTCGACCGAGACAAGCTATCGGCAAAATTCTGGCTGCAGCCCGTTGCTCTCGCACGGAACTTTGGCTTTCCCGCCCACGAGCTGCGACGAATCCGTATATTAATCGAGGAGCATCAGACGCGCTTTCTGGAGGTCTGGAATGGGCACATTGGCACTCAGCGCTGACGAGAGAGTTCGCGACGTCCGCTTCTCGGAAGATTCGCTCACCGTGGACCTGATGGATGGTCGAACGATTTCGGTACCGCTGGAGTGGTACCCGAGGTTGGCGGGGGCGAGTCTGGAGCACCTTCAGAATTGGACCCTGTGCGCAGCCGGTTATGGAATTCACTGGCCCGACATTGATGAGGATCTGAGCACCGAGGGCATGCTCCGAGGTGCGCCCGCACCAGGAGTGCGAGCGGAGAGCCGAACAAAGCGCTCCACCCGACCGGGGCCACGAGGCCGACCGGGCAAGCGGGCACCGGCGCGTTCTGGGCGCGGCGGGTGAGCGCCGGCATTATTGTGCCAAGCGAAGCCTGGCGTATCTTGCGGGGTGCGAGTCCCCCTCGGGTAACGGTCA
This genomic interval from Pseudomonadota bacterium contains the following:
- a CDS encoding DUF4160 domain-containing protein, coding for MPTVLRSGPYRAYFFSHEPNEPPHVHVDRDKLSAKFWLQPVALARNFGFPAHELRRIRILIEEHQTRFLEVWNGHIGTQR
- a CDS encoding DUF2442 domain-containing protein — encoded protein: MGTLALSADERVRDVRFSEDSLTVDLMDGRTISVPLEWYPRLAGASLEHLQNWTLCAAGYGIHWPDIDEDLSTEGMLRGAPAPGVRAESRTKRSTRPGPRGRPGKRAPARSGRGG